A window from Catalinimonas alkaloidigena encodes these proteins:
- a CDS encoding cellulase family glycosylhydrolase, producing the protein MTTLNRRTFLKSASLATAGLTLAGSAALASPQARNPLPKWKGFNLLDFFSPDPTRLRPGTPEQYLDWMADWGFDFVRIPMAYPVYLKFDRSKPITPEEVYQIDEQAVEKIDALVSAAHKRGLHVSLNLHRAPGYCVNAGFDEPYNLWTDPEALKAFCYHWSMWAKRYKNVSSQKISFDLVNEPSMRADMNDQHSQRSTVPGQVYRKVAKAASEAIRKENPNHLVIADGNDVGTSVIPEITDLNIGQSCRGYHPGIISHYQAPWAVKDPASQPKPKWPGQVGDQYLSRKMLEDFYRPWIELVQKGVGVHCGECGCWNKTPHDVFLAWFSDVLDILSTNGIGFSLWEFSGDFGVLNSGRADVNYEDWHGQKLDRKLLTLLQKM; encoded by the coding sequence ATGACCACGCTCAACCGCCGCACCTTTTTGAAGAGTGCGAGCCTCGCGACCGCCGGCCTGACGCTGGCCGGCAGTGCTGCACTGGCTTCGCCCCAGGCCCGAAACCCGCTTCCGAAATGGAAAGGCTTTAACCTTCTCGATTTTTTCTCGCCCGACCCGACGCGCTTGCGTCCGGGCACGCCGGAGCAGTACCTGGACTGGATGGCCGACTGGGGCTTTGATTTCGTCCGCATCCCGATGGCCTATCCGGTGTATCTGAAGTTCGATCGTTCGAAGCCCATCACGCCGGAAGAAGTTTACCAGATCGACGAACAAGCGGTAGAAAAGATCGATGCTCTGGTGTCGGCTGCGCATAAAAGGGGATTGCACGTCAGCTTGAACCTGCACCGCGCCCCCGGCTATTGCGTCAATGCCGGTTTCGACGAGCCTTACAACCTCTGGACCGATCCGGAAGCGCTCAAGGCATTCTGTTACCACTGGTCGATGTGGGCGAAACGTTACAAAAACGTGTCGTCGCAGAAAATCAGCTTCGATCTGGTGAACGAACCGAGCATGCGGGCCGACATGAACGACCAGCATTCGCAGCGCAGTACGGTGCCCGGTCAGGTGTACCGGAAGGTGGCAAAGGCCGCTTCGGAAGCCATTCGCAAAGAAAATCCGAACCACCTGGTGATCGCCGATGGGAACGACGTCGGTACCAGCGTGATTCCCGAAATTACCGATCTGAACATCGGGCAGAGTTGCCGGGGCTACCATCCGGGCATCATCTCGCACTACCAGGCTCCCTGGGCCGTGAAAGATCCGGCCAGCCAGCCGAAACCGAAATGGCCGGGGCAGGTGGGCGATCAGTACCTGAGTCGGAAGATGCTGGAGGATTTTTACCGCCCCTGGATCGAACTGGTGCAAAAGGGCGTCGGCGTGCACTGCGGCGAATGCGGTTGCTGGAACAAAACACCACACGACGTGTTTCTGGCGTGGTTCTCGGACGTGCTCGACATCCTATCGACGAACGGCATTGGCTTCTCGCTCTGGGAATTCAGCGGCGACTTCGGTGTGCTCAACTCGGGCCGCGCGGACGTGAATTACGAAGACTGGCACGGCCAGAAACTCGACCGCAAGTTGCTGACGCTTCTGCAAAAAATGTAA
- a CDS encoding isochorismate synthase, whose translation MKVTTAVPSVQLQTFKKLWSAALQHHLAVALWRHPQEARQHLIVDFSGETKVGKADLEETPAGFWVSPFLNEDGTQTRLVRADFHYHSELDEWPEEEDLPASAARRAFFRTLQEENHRHKAPLPKAEAPTAEATAPGAFQDHVRTAVEAIRAGAFRKVVLARTKTVDLPDDFDVLDTFERLCRQYADAFVSLFYLPGEGVWMSATPEVLLRVDRDQHFHTMALAGTQPVAPDQSLDEVRWAQKEIEEQALVSRYIISCFKRIRLREYEEEGPRTVRAGHLTHLRTDYSVDMQATRFPQLGTVMLELLHPTSAVCGQPKAPALHFIQTREGFDRQFFSGFLGPVHLEGESRLYVHLRCMQLQPGQATLYAGAGITADSRPDREWQETELKCDTLLRVLKGE comes from the coding sequence ATGAAAGTTACGACCGCCGTTCCTTCCGTACAGCTTCAGACCTTTAAAAAACTTTGGTCGGCCGCCCTGCAACACCACCTCGCGGTGGCGCTCTGGCGACATCCGCAGGAAGCACGTCAGCACCTGATCGTCGATTTTTCGGGCGAAACGAAGGTTGGCAAGGCCGATCTGGAAGAGACGCCCGCGGGGTTTTGGGTGAGTCCGTTTTTGAACGAAGACGGCACGCAGACCCGCCTGGTCCGGGCCGATTTTCATTACCATTCGGAATTGGACGAGTGGCCGGAAGAAGAAGATTTACCGGCTTCGGCGGCGCGTCGTGCGTTTTTCCGGACACTTCAGGAAGAAAATCACCGGCATAAAGCCCCTCTGCCGAAAGCCGAGGCACCTACGGCCGAAGCCACCGCACCCGGCGCATTTCAGGACCATGTGCGCACCGCCGTGGAGGCCATTCGGGCAGGGGCGTTTCGCAAAGTAGTGCTGGCCCGTACCAAAACGGTCGATCTGCCCGACGATTTCGACGTGCTCGACACATTCGAGCGCCTGTGTCGGCAGTATGCCGATGCGTTCGTCTCCCTGTTCTACCTGCCCGGCGAGGGTGTCTGGATGAGTGCCACGCCCGAAGTGCTGCTGCGCGTGGACCGCGACCAGCATTTTCATACCATGGCGCTGGCCGGTACGCAGCCTGTGGCGCCGGATCAATCGCTCGACGAGGTCCGCTGGGCACAGAAAGAAATTGAAGAGCAGGCGCTGGTGAGTCGCTACATCATCAGTTGTTTCAAAAGAATCCGCCTGCGCGAGTACGAAGAGGAGGGGCCACGCACCGTCCGGGCCGGACACCTGACCCACCTCCGCACGGACTATTCGGTCGACATGCAGGCGACCCGGTTTCCGCAGCTTGGCACCGTAATGCTGGAGCTCTTGCATCCGACCTCGGCCGTGTGCGGGCAGCCCAAAGCGCCCGCGCTGCACTTCATCCAGACACGGGAAGGATTTGACCGCCAGTTTTTCAGTGGTTTTCTGGGGCCTGTCCACCTCGAAGGCGAGTCCCGCTTGTACGTACACCTCCGCTGCATGCAGCTGCAACCCGGCCAGGCTACGCTCTACGCCGGAGCCGGCATTACCGCCGATTCTCGTCCCGACCGCGAATGGCAGGAGACAGAGCTGAAGTGCGACACGTTGTTGCGCGTCTTGAAAGGAGAATAA
- a CDS encoding hotdog fold thioesterase encodes MQELGRNTLAEHLGIEFVEIGPDFLTARMPVDHRTHQPFGLLHGGASVALAETLGSVAAALTTDPKRQACVGLEINANHIRGVKSGWVYGTTRPLHIGRSTQVWEIRIQDEQERLICVSRITIAVLEKS; translated from the coding sequence ATGCAAGAACTAGGCCGGAACACCCTGGCCGAGCACCTGGGCATTGAGTTCGTCGAAATTGGCCCCGATTTTTTGACGGCCCGCATGCCAGTCGATCACCGCACGCACCAACCCTTTGGCCTCCTGCACGGGGGCGCCTCTGTGGCGCTGGCCGAAACGCTGGGGAGTGTGGCCGCGGCCCTGACGACTGACCCCAAGCGGCAGGCGTGTGTGGGACTGGAAATCAACGCCAACCACATCCGGGGCGTAAAATCGGGCTGGGTCTACGGCACCACCCGGCCGCTGCACATCGGACGAAGCACACAAGTCTGGGAAATTCGCATTCAGGACGAACAGGAACGCCTGATCTGCGTGAGCCGCATTACGATTGCCGTCCTGGAGAAATCCTAA
- a CDS encoding histidine phosphatase family protein, whose amino-acid sequence MQKTKEIYLVRHGQTDFNLKGIVQGSGVDSDLNATGQQQAEAFFKAYRDIPFDKIYTSRLKRSQQSVQRFMDLGIPWEAHQGLNEINWGYREGKAITPEENEYYYSVIDAWNRGETTLRIDGGESPQDVADRQQPVLELMLSRPEEERILVCMHGRAMRILLCLMLHYELRCMDTFEHHNLGLYKLNYTGSMFSVERYNDIAHLQKVKSFG is encoded by the coding sequence ATGCAGAAAACGAAAGAAATCTATTTGGTACGCCACGGCCAGACCGACTTTAACCTGAAAGGCATTGTGCAGGGCAGCGGCGTCGATTCCGATCTCAATGCGACCGGACAGCAACAAGCCGAAGCTTTTTTTAAGGCGTATCGCGACATTCCGTTCGACAAGATCTACACGTCCCGGCTGAAGCGCTCGCAGCAGAGCGTCCAGCGGTTTATGGACCTGGGCATTCCGTGGGAAGCGCACCAGGGCCTGAACGAGATCAACTGGGGGTACCGCGAGGGCAAAGCCATTACGCCGGAAGAGAACGAATACTACTACAGCGTGATCGACGCCTGGAACCGGGGCGAAACCACACTGCGGATCGACGGCGGCGAAAGCCCGCAGGACGTGGCCGACCGGCAGCAGCCGGTGCTGGAGCTGATGCTGTCGCGGCCGGAAGAGGAGCGCATTCTGGTGTGCATGCACGGCCGGGCCATGCGCATTCTGCTCTGCCTGATGCTGCACTACGAACTGCGCTGCATGGATACGTTCGAGCACCACAACCTGGGCCTCTACAAACTGAACTACACAGGCAGCATGTTTTCAGTAGAGCGGTACAACGACATCGCGCACCTGCAAAAAGTTAAATCCTTCGGCTGA